cAGGGTTTGTTTTGGCAGCCCTTGGTGTCTGATGTGTGGATGGCACTGAGTTGCACCAGGGTCTGGACCCGTCTGGCGGCGAATGGGTGCCCCCCCATCCTCTGGCCAGATTCTGCTGACAGGGCCCAACCCACCATGAGATAATGCCATTCCAGAGGGATCGTGGCTAAAGCCTCTCTTTCTGGCTCTCAGGTATATAAAGAGGAGGGAGCTGTGGAGTAGAGGACAAACACTCTGGAAACATTATTCACTCACTGCTTTACATCATCAGTCTGTTCTCTCTATCTCACCTCACCTTCCTCTCCACCTGCTGGACTGCTGAGGAGGTACCTGCTAACCTGAGCCAAGCCAAGCTGTGCAAAGACTAAACTGTCTCCAGTCACTATGGATATTGCCATCCAGCACCCCTGGTTCAGACGCGCCCTGGGCTCTGTCTACCCTGCCCGTCTCTTCGACCAGTTTTTTGGAGAGGGCATGTTTGACTACGACCTTTTCCCCTACACCGCCTCAACCATCAGCCCCTATTACAGACAGTCGCTGTTCCGCAACTTTTTGGATTCTTCCAACTCCGGCATGTCGGAGGTAAAAAGACCAGACACATGCTTCCTCATGTTGGGAAGCACATCATGACTGACTGCATTAGCACTTTGGATAAATATGTAGACAAACTTCTATATTTATTGGAGAaaaggttttaatgtttttacttcACTTGATTAAAAAGCAAAGGGAAGTTTAGATAGAGGGATTGTTCTTCTCTCAGGACAAACAAGAAAGTCTTTACTGATGTTAAGAGGATGCCAAAGCTCATTGTTACTCccataaaatgatttttttgtttgtagcATTGTATTTTGTACTTGCCTAAGCTGATTATGTTTCTTTATACTTTTGATCTTTTTTGTGACAGTCCTGAGTCCATTATTATGATACAATGGactctgtgcttgtgtgtgtcccTCAGGTGAGGTCCGACAGGGATAAGTTTGCAGTCTTCCTGGATGTCAAGCACTTCTCTCCTGATGAGCTCTGTGTTAAGATCACTGATGACTATGTGGAGATCCAGGGCAAGCATGGAGAAAGACaggtgagtcacacacacacacacacacacacacacacacacacacacacacacacacacaaggatgtGTGGATTTAATAAGGCATTGGCTGAATttacacagcagacagacagtatTCATATTCTCATTCACTAacattgataaataaatacaactgaACTGAGGACATAGTCTCAGCTATAACAACTGACATTTGTCTAATTGTAAATGGTGTAAATGATGACAATAAAATGTCTTGGTATTGAAAAGGTCAGATCTTTACCCACATGGTCTAAATCACCttgaacattttaatttgtattgcaaGTGGGAAGATGTAGGGTAAGGAAAGCTGCAACAAAATCAGCAAGATTATCTTCAAGACAAGTTTGATGGGTGTTTTATTTCTAACTCAAATGACAGTGAGCTGTGAATCAATATGCAATCATAACTTTAACCCTGCTTTCAGGATGACCATGGTTACATTTCTCGTGAGTTTCACCGCCGCTACCGCCTCCCCTCCAATGTAGACCAATCATCAATCACCTGCTCCCTGTCAGTTGATGGTTTGCTGACTCTGATTGGGCCAAAGGTCCCTGGTGGGAGTGAATCCAGCCGCAGTGAGCGCAACATCCCTGTCACCCGTGACGACAAGCCCAATGCTGCTGCGTCCTCCTAGAGGCTGAGTAGTGGGTGTTGAATGGGCTCTGCCCGGGTACAACATGCATTGACCAACTGGGATGGATGACTACAGAATCtctatcctcctcttcttccccctttccCTTAGAGGATATCTGTGTACTtgcttcattttctcctctgcagATTATTCTTAGCACATTCTTATAGTTTTATTAGTATCATTGTTTTGAGTTTAACAAAAAATTTCCCCATGAGGATGGTTAAGTAAGGGGTGGCTGGAGTTTTTCAGGAAAAAACTCATGTAAGGACGAGACATTCACATGATGAGACCCTTCATTCTGCTGATTGTTGTTGGTCTGTTTCAGAGTGAGCCCTCTGACAGTGCTGATGGTTGGGCTTTGGAGGTAAATGTCACACGTCTTGTCCCAGATATTCCATCAGTACAGTTTTCTGAGCCCCTGGCTGCTTCCATTCTTGTGCTGACTCTTTGaaccctctcctctcttgtcttGACTATATCCTGTCTAGTCTAGACCTTGTTGAATGGATACCTGCTCATTACTGAGAAGTCCATACTAAAGAAACACATAATAAAGCTGTACAATTAACAAAAAGCAACTTCTGTGTGGATTTATTCTTTACTCTCATAACAGGTTTCAGTTCAATCAATGTGGTTTAGTGCAACTTATCTGGGTAACTATTATAGTGTTTCTCAACCTTAGGCATATAGAATTTAAATTTTGattctttaatattttcatgAAATCAAACCCTGTTTTTGATACTGTTTATAGTTGGCATTTTTTCAGCAATAGCCATTAAATGTGCTTACAGTCCATAATTACATCTCTATAATGCAGTTTCACTGACAGAGCTCACCATTCCTGCTCTAGATTGAGATTAACTAAGAATGAGGGATTCATTTTGCAGCATGTAACCCATCTTtcactcttcttcctccaagccgtggccgtctgtctttttacggtagccgaagtataagTACAGCCAACTTGTACAGCCACGCTGCTGATTGGCTCTCACGCGAGTGTGACATCATTATTTTGCAAGGCACGTGAAAGAAAGGCATCGATAAGAGAATCGTTAAGCATGAAGGCAAATGATCTCGATGGATTGAACCAATTGGTTCTCAACTGGAACCGGTTCTCGATTCCCACCCCTACTGCAGATAGTGTCTGATGCCCCGCCCCCAGTTCATATGTCTATAACAAGACTCAAATCATGGAACAGTGAGGGACAGCCATGGTGAACTAAAACTTTGGTTTCGATTCTGCATCTACTTAATACTTGCTCAGAAAGTTTTTTCTAGCTGAGGAACTTTGCTAAACTCAGGCCAACTGTGTCTTTGCTGAGATGGGTATGATCATTCACATtcttatttttcagtttcattctaCCTACCTTTGAAGTTGGGGCTCCTAAATTAAGGGTCTCCTTAATATTTCCTATGAAATACAATGATAGTGCTCTGACAGAGTGAAAACGTCATCTTTAATTTTGTTGTACAAACTCTTTTGTATTATCAAATTCACACAAAGTGGGTAACAACCAAGACACAACGACATGAACAAATGTGCTCCACATTGAACAGTGCcattaaactgttaaaaaagtttAGAAATACCAGTGATGCTCTTCCTAC
The sequence above is drawn from the Scomber japonicus isolate fScoJap1 chromosome 24, fScoJap1.pri, whole genome shotgun sequence genome and encodes:
- the cryaa gene encoding alpha-crystallin A chain, which produces MDIAIQHPWFRRALGSVYPARLFDQFFGEGMFDYDLFPYTASTISPYYRQSLFRNFLDSSNSGMSEVRSDRDKFAVFLDVKHFSPDELCVKITDDYVEIQGKHGERQDDHGYISREFHRRYRLPSNVDQSSITCSLSVDGLLTLIGPKVPGGSESSRSERNIPVTRDDKPNAAASS